In a single window of the Lebetimonas sp. JH292 genome:
- a CDS encoding 6-phosphofructokinase: MNIAILCSGGDSSGMNNAIKKFVEYSYELGFTPYFVYKGLEGLIDGDIKKAEYKDVSGIIYRGGTVIKSARSIRWYDKNYRKKAFENIKKHNIDALVILGGDGSFRALNIFYNEFKVPFMGIPATIDNDIPLNEYSIGVDTALNIIRNAVDDIRDTASSFSRAFVIETMGRECGYLALTSAVANGAEMCLIPEEEYNLENLKKRYLKEIKNGRDYFIAIIAEGLKISEKIKEWFEKEIGFESRLTVLGHIQRGGSPTVIERLRASEFVVTALDNIKNNPNKIVTYFDDKFILRDLEEIESSTYSLDKKLLKIAYPLMGKE; the protein is encoded by the coding sequence ATGAATATAGCAATTTTATGCAGCGGCGGAGATTCCAGCGGTATGAACAATGCCATTAAAAAATTTGTTGAATATTCTTATGAATTAGGCTTTACACCATATTTTGTTTATAAGGGTCTTGAAGGACTGATTGACGGAGATATAAAAAAAGCTGAATATAAAGATGTAAGCGGAATTATATATAGAGGCGGAACAGTTATAAAATCCGCCCGCTCAATTAGATGGTATGATAAAAATTACAGAAAAAAAGCCTTTGAAAATATTAAAAAGCATAATATAGACGCACTTGTAATTTTGGGGGGTGATGGAAGTTTCAGGGCTTTAAATATTTTTTATAACGAATTTAAAGTTCCGTTTATGGGAATACCTGCCACAATTGACAACGACATACCTTTAAATGAATACTCCATCGGGGTGGATACTGCTTTAAATATAATAAGAAACGCCGTCGATGATATAAGGGATACGGCAAGTTCATTCAGCAGGGCTTTTGTAATAGAAACAATGGGAAGGGAGTGCGGATATTTAGCACTGACCAGCGCTGTGGCAAACGGAGCTGAAATGTGCTTGATTCCAGAAGAGGAATATAATCTCGAAAATCTTAAAAAAAGATATTTAAAAGAAATAAAAAACGGAAGAGATTATTTTATAGCGATTATTGCAGAAGGACTTAAAATAAGTGAAAAAATAAAAGAGTGGTTTGAAAAAGAAATAGGTTTTGAAAGTCGTCTAACTGTTTTAGGACATATTCAAAGAGGTGGAAGTCCTACTGTAATTGAAAGACTAAGAGCCTCTGAATTTGTAGTAACCGCACTTGATAATATAAAAAACAACCCAAATAAAATTGTTACATATTTTGATGACAAATTTATTTTAAGAGATTTAGAAGAAATTGAAAGCTCAACATATTCACTTGATAAAAAACTTCTAAAAATAGCATATCCATTGATGGGGAAGGAATAA
- a CDS encoding carboxymuconolactone decarboxylase family protein, producing the protein MKEKLQEIGKLLEELKKNKPEEIQSFLNFMQRAEKDSAISAKNKELINISLAVAAQCQWCIAFHTKNALNLGATKDEILDAGFQAVLMHGGPALMYMIPLLEAIEEFGNES; encoded by the coding sequence ATGAAGGAAAAATTACAGGAAATCGGAAAATTATTAGAAGAGCTTAAAAAAAACAAACCCGAAGAGATTCAGTCTTTTTTAAATTTTATGCAGAGGGCTGAAAAAGATTCTGCAATTAGCGCTAAAAACAAAGAACTTATAAATATATCTTTGGCTGTTGCGGCTCAGTGTCAATGGTGCATAGCATTTCATACAAAAAACGCTCTAAATCTTGGAGCAACAAAAGATGAAATTTTAGATGCGGGATTTCAGGCCGTTTTAATGCACGGAGGTCCAGCTCTAATGTATATGATACCTCTACTTGAGGCAATTGAGGAGTTTGGAAATGAAAGTTAG
- a CDS encoding CoA-binding protein, whose product MAKNALNSKANIYFVNPHLNTLFDKRVYKSIDELPPIDTSVIAIPTKFVLDTVEKMACKGCKNFIIISAGFKEIGNIEAEKKLKELAIKYDLNIVGPNCLGIYNADKELNLTFAKSSIYKGDIGLISQSGAVLTAIMDKAAQNKIGFSHIISMGNMADFNFANAINELNNQENCKTISIYAEGIQYGKEFLKAIRNSKKEILIFKAGKSKAAKKAAFSHTGNLAGDFEMFKILSENAGAVFKNSIESLIYSPEYKAKEVIIVTNAGGPGTILTDLVSQYAKIKELDKKTIEKLNKVLPPTWSHNNPIDVIGDATDERYKAALETVKNLGDIIFVIITPQYMTDALSIVKILNNDKYIPILLGKESFLDAINYLENQNRLYFTSLEEAAKIL is encoded by the coding sequence ATAGCCAAAAATGCACTAAATTCAAAAGCAAACATCTATTTTGTAAACCCTCATTTAAACACCCTTTTTGACAAAAGAGTTTATAAATCAATTGACGAACTACCTCCTATTGATACTTCTGTAATTGCAATTCCTACCAAGTTTGTATTAGACACAGTTGAAAAAATGGCATGTAAAGGCTGTAAAAATTTTATAATTATTTCTGCCGGCTTTAAAGAAATTGGAAATATTGAAGCTGAAAAAAAATTAAAAGAACTGGCAATAAAATATGATTTAAACATTGTAGGACCTAACTGTCTCGGAATTTACAACGCTGATAAAGAACTTAATTTAACCTTTGCAAAAAGCTCAATTTATAAAGGGGATATAGGGCTTATTTCCCAGTCAGGTGCGGTTTTAACTGCAATTATGGATAAAGCTGCCCAAAATAAAATAGGATTTTCCCATATTATTTCAATGGGAAATATGGCTGATTTTAATTTTGCAAATGCAATCAATGAACTAAACAATCAAGAAAATTGCAAAACAATTTCAATTTATGCCGAAGGTATACAATACGGAAAAGAATTTTTAAAAGCTATTCGTAATTCTAAAAAAGAGATTTTAATTTTTAAAGCAGGAAAAAGCAAAGCCGCCAAAAAAGCTGCATTTTCCCATACAGGAAATTTAGCAGGAGATTTTGAAATGTTTAAAATTTTAAGTGAAAATGCAGGAGCTGTATTTAAAAACTCTATTGAGAGTTTAATTTATTCGCCGGAATATAAGGCAAAAGAAGTAATTATCGTTACAAACGCAGGAGGTCCTGGAACAATTCTTACCGATTTGGTAAGTCAATACGCTAAAATTAAAGAACTCGATAAAAAAACAATTGAGAAATTAAATAAAGTGCTTCCTCCTACCTGGTCTCACAACAACCCTATCGATGTAATAGGAGATGCGACAGATGAAAGGTACAAAGCAGCCCTTGAAACAGTAAAAAATTTGGGCGATATTATTTTTGTAATTATAACCCCTCAATATATGACGGATGCTTTATCTATTGTAAAAATTTTAAACAATGACAAATATATTCCTATACTGCTTGGAAAAGAAAGTTTTCTTGATGCAATAAATTATCTTGAAAATCAAAACAGACTCTATTTTACTTCGCTTGAAGAGGCGGCAAAAATATTATAA
- a CDS encoding 2-oxo acid dehydrogenase subunit E2, producing MEYKVTMPILSDTMDKGKIVKWYVSVGDIVKKGDKLVEVESDKATMDIENYENGVVKKILANVGDEVPVKSVIAIIEKSGQEPSSQVSSSKKPSSQVLSSKKPSSEEIDIDKLINELTSSSEQSISGNASPVAKKKAKEYNIDIEKLQNENALPKPAHEKDINEFLLNRYFTKKAAKLINEYNLDINEFKLNHKIRETEVLNYIKTNNIAKTIKLNANQLAVIKNVENSLTKPIFFIFEEIEIEKKEGIKLTAILIKALANAMQKNPLTRSVLKDNSLLTYPASNISVAVSRNDGLYMAVIKKAEEKTLNEINEWLKEIKTKRLTIEDLTNSTFGLSNLGMFNIKRFSALINDKDSGIMAVGSLIDGKIKVTFTFDHRIINGVEAAKFVNDFKNEIKGIK from the coding sequence ATGGAATATAAAGTTACAATGCCTATTTTATCCGACACAATGGATAAAGGTAAAATTGTTAAATGGTATGTTAGTGTTGGGGATATTGTAAAAAAAGGCGACAAATTAGTTGAAGTGGAATCCGACAAAGCCACCATGGATATAGAAAACTACGAAAACGGTGTTGTTAAAAAAATTTTAGCTAATGTTGGGGATGAAGTTCCGGTAAAAAGCGTTATTGCAATAATTGAGAAGAGTGGGCAAGAACCAAGTAGCCAAGTTTCAAGTTCCAAGAAGCCAAGTAGCCAAGTTTTAAGTTCCAAGAAGCCAAGTAGTGAAGAAATAGATATTGATAAATTAATTAACGAACTGACTTCTTCTTCAGAACAATCAATTTCCGGCAATGCATCACCTGTGGCAAAGAAAAAAGCAAAAGAGTATAACATTGATATAGAAAAACTTCAAAATGAAAATGCCCTTCCAAAACCCGCCCACGAAAAAGATATTAACGAATTTTTGCTAAACAGATATTTTACAAAAAAAGCAGCTAAATTAATAAATGAATACAATTTAGACATAAATGAATTCAAATTAAACCATAAAATAAGAGAAACTGAAGTATTAAATTATATAAAAACAAATAATATCGCAAAAACAATAAAACTTAACGCAAATCAGTTGGCTGTTATTAAAAATGTTGAAAATTCACTTACAAAACCTATATTCTTTATATTTGAAGAAATAGAAATTGAAAAAAAAGAAGGCATTAAATTGACGGCCATTTTAATTAAAGCTTTAGCAAATGCTATGCAAAAAAATCCGCTTACAAGAAGTGTTTTAAAAGACAATAGCTTACTTACCTACCCTGCTTCAAACATATCTGTTGCAGTTAGTAGAAATGATGGACTTTATATGGCTGTAATTAAAAAAGCAGAAGAAAAAACTTTAAATGAAATAAATGAATGGTTAAAAGAAATTAAGACAAAAAGACTTACTATTGAAGATTTAACAAACTCTACTTTTGGACTTAGCAATCTTGGAATGTTTAATATAAAAAGATTTAGCGCTTTAATAAATGATAAAGATAGCGGTATAATGGCTGTTGGAAGTTTAATTGACGGAAAAATAAAAGTTACTTTTACATTTGATCATAGAATTATAAACGGCGTGGAAGCGGCTAAATTTGTAAATGATTTTAAAAATGAAATTAAAGGGATAAAATGA
- the pdhA gene encoding pyruvate dehydrogenase (acetyl-transferring) E1 component subunit alpha, translated as MKVSEIKTFYYLMKLGRRFEEAAKQEYMKGNIAGFLHLDIGQEAVSVGTMQAFDKGDVFTHYREHVLAVARGMEPKLIMAELFGKKTGISKGKGGSMHLFEPKLSFYGGDAIVGGQFPMAVGCAYARKIQGENAGVFAIGGDGATNGGAFFESINLAAAWKLPIIFFIENNFYAIGTRIGWVSPFEELYKKAKNYMPAVRIDGMDVCEVYNEVLKAKEYIENGLGPYFIEAQTYRYEGHSMSDAGKYRSEEEIDIFKRRDPIENLKNRAIKEGIVEKEYFNQTDKKVEKEIEEAVEFAANSPEPEIDELYKDVYCKECENVVS; from the coding sequence ATGAAAGTTAGTGAAATAAAAACATTTTATTATCTGATGAAACTGGGACGCCGTTTTGAAGAAGCTGCAAAACAGGAGTATATGAAAGGGAATATTGCTGGGTTTTTACATCTTGATATAGGTCAGGAGGCTGTGAGTGTCGGAACTATGCAGGCATTTGACAAAGGTGATGTTTTTACCCATTATCGTGAGCATGTGCTTGCAGTTGCAAGGGGGATGGAGCCTAAACTCATAATGGCCGAACTTTTCGGTAAAAAAACAGGAATTTCAAAAGGAAAAGGCGGAAGTATGCACCTTTTCGAGCCAAAACTCAGTTTTTACGGAGGAGATGCAATTGTAGGAGGCCAGTTTCCTATGGCTGTAGGCTGCGCATATGCCAGGAAAATTCAGGGTGAAAATGCAGGGGTTTTTGCAATAGGCGGAGACGGAGCCACAAACGGAGGCGCTTTTTTTGAAAGTATCAATTTAGCCGCCGCATGGAAACTTCCGATTATATTTTTTATAGAAAATAATTTCTACGCAATAGGCACAAGAATCGGATGGGTCAGCCCTTTTGAAGAGCTTTACAAAAAGGCAAAAAATTATATGCCGGCCGTTAGAATTGACGGAATGGATGTATGTGAGGTTTATAATGAGGTTTTAAAGGCAAAAGAATATATAGAAAACGGCCTCGGACCTTATTTTATAGAAGCCCAAACATACAGATACGAAGGGCATTCTATGAGCGATGCCGGAAAATACAGAAGTGAAGAAGAAATAGATATTTTTAAAAGAAGAGACCCTATTGAAAATCTAAAAAACAGAGCCATAAAAGAAGGAATTGTTGAAAAAGAATATTTTAATCAAACGGATAAAAAAGTAGAAAAAGAAATTGAAGAGGCCGTCGAATTTGCAGCTAATTCCCCGGAACCTGAAATAGATGAATTATATAAAGATGTATATTGCAAGGAGTGTGAAAATGTTGTATCGTGA
- a CDS encoding alpha-D-glucose phosphate-specific phosphoglucomutase — translation MKTNIPKLISNYFYLKPDPQDKNERVSFGTSGHRGNANNKTFNEEHIFAIAQAIADYKKEKSITGAVFIGKDTHALSTPAEMSAIRVLCANDIEVVINNDYTPTPVISHTIIEHNKKNKNSDGIVITPSHNPPEDGGFKYNAINGGASETNITKTIEKKANFYLENKNYKTIDYEIALKKIKTDDFITPYVENLNKIVNMDLIKNSKLKIAADPLGGSAIPVYKKINEIWGVDFDIKDGEVDFTFSFMPPDKDGKIRMDCSSPYAMKNLLKLKDNYDLAFGNDTDSDRHGIVTPKGGLINPNHYLTVAMWYLFKHRNWPKHLKVGKTVVTSSMIDRVADSLGVEVYETPVGFKYFAEGLYEGQLGFAGEESAGASFLRYDASPWSSDKDGIIMNLLAIEIMAKAKKDIADIYAKFEKEFGKSYYKRVDAPATKEQKENLKSITHLNIKTLAGEKIEKIYTKAPGNNEPIGGMKIVTKNSWVAFRPSGTEDIYKIYAESFISEEHLEAVIKEIQEELQKIFEELK, via the coding sequence ATGAAAACAAATATACCTAAACTTATTTCAAATTATTTTTATCTAAAACCAGATCCACAAGATAAAAATGAAAGAGTCTCATTTGGTACAAGCGGTCACAGGGGAAATGCAAATAATAAGACATTCAATGAAGAGCATATTTTTGCAATTGCTCAGGCAATTGCCGATTATAAAAAAGAAAAATCTATTACAGGAGCGGTATTTATAGGGAAAGACACCCACGCACTTTCTACTCCGGCTGAAATGAGCGCTATAAGGGTACTTTGCGCAAATGACATAGAAGTTGTAATAAATAACGATTACACCCCTACTCCTGTAATTTCACACACAATAATTGAACACAACAAAAAAAATAAAAACTCTGACGGAATAGTTATAACGCCTTCGCATAACCCCCCGGAAGACGGAGGATTTAAATATAATGCCATAAACGGAGGTGCAAGCGAAACAAATATAACAAAAACAATAGAAAAAAAAGCAAATTTTTATTTGGAAAACAAAAATTATAAAACAATAGATTATGAAATTGCACTCAAAAAAATAAAAACAGACGATTTTATAACGCCTTATGTTGAAAATTTAAACAAAATAGTTAATATGGACTTAATTAAAAATTCAAAATTAAAAATAGCCGCAGACCCTCTTGGAGGAAGCGCAATTCCCGTATATAAAAAAATTAATGAAATCTGGGGGGTTGATTTTGATATAAAAGATGGTGAAGTTGATTTTACATTTTCATTTATGCCTCCTGATAAAGACGGAAAAATAAGAATGGACTGCTCAAGCCCGTATGCTATGAAAAATCTTTTAAAACTTAAAGACAATTATGATTTAGCCTTTGGAAACGATACCGATTCAGACAGACATGGAATTGTAACTCCTAAAGGAGGACTTATTAATCCAAACCATTATTTAACAGTTGCAATGTGGTATCTTTTTAAACATAGAAACTGGCCAAAACATTTGAAAGTAGGAAAAACAGTTGTAACTTCTTCTATGATTGATAGAGTTGCAGATTCTCTTGGCGTGGAAGTTTATGAAACACCTGTGGGATTTAAATATTTTGCAGAAGGTTTATACGAAGGACAGCTCGGATTTGCCGGAGAAGAGAGTGCTGGGGCCAGCTTTTTAAGATACGATGCAAGCCCCTGGAGCAGTGATAAAGACGGTATAATAATGAATCTCCTTGCAATAGAAATTATGGCAAAAGCCAAAAAAGACATAGCAGATATTTATGCTAAATTTGAAAAAGAATTTGGTAAAAGCTATTACAAAAGAGTGGACGCCCCGGCTACAAAAGAACAAAAAGAAAATTTAAAATCAATTACACATTTAAATATAAAAACACTCGCCGGAGAAAAAATAGAAAAAATCTATACAAAAGCACCAGGTAATAACGAACCTATAGGAGGCATGAAAATTGTTACGAAAAATTCATGGGTGGCGTTTAGACCGAGCGGGACGGAGGATATTTATAAGATTTATGCCGAAAGTTTTATATCAGAGGAACATCTTGAAGCAGTTATAAAAGAGATTCAAGAAGAATTGCAAAAAATATTTGAGGAATTAAAATGA
- a CDS encoding alpha-ketoacid dehydrogenase subunit beta has translation MLYREALNRAIDESMAEDESIVILGEDVGRYGGSYRVSEGLFSKYGKKRVIDTPIAELSIVGNAVGMAIGGLRPIAEIMTENFSLLAFDQIINHASKLRYMSGGKITLPLTIRMAGGVSRQLAAQHSENYETMLSSVPGLYVLCASNATYAYHALKWAIFSNDPVIFLEHELLYPVDMEFKEIENFNPFKAEVVKKGKDLTILTYFKMRYDVIEAVKELEKAGIDAEIIDLNSLRPLDIETIAESIKKTKKCVIVEEDHKTGGMGAEIAAEIIEECFYNLDAPLLRIAGEEVPIPYNRKLELASIPTPDKITQKILKWKAQNGI, from the coding sequence ATGTTGTATCGTGAGGCATTAAACAGAGCCATTGACGAATCAATGGCGGAAGATGAAAGTATAGTTATTCTCGGTGAAGATGTAGGAAGATACGGGGGAAGTTACAGGGTAAGCGAAGGACTTTTCAGCAAATACGGAAAAAAAAGGGTAATCGATACTCCTATAGCGGAACTCAGTATTGTGGGAAATGCGGTCGGTATGGCCATAGGAGGACTTAGGCCGATAGCCGAAATAATGACAGAAAATTTTTCGCTTCTTGCATTTGACCAAATTATAAATCATGCAAGTAAACTCAGATATATGAGCGGGGGAAAAATCACCCTGCCGCTTACTATTAGAATGGCTGGGGGTGTATCTCGTCAGCTTGCCGCCCAGCACAGTGAAAATTATGAAACAATGCTCAGCTCAGTTCCCGGACTTTATGTTTTGTGTGCAAGCAATGCAACATATGCATACCATGCGTTAAAATGGGCTATTTTCAGCAACGACCCCGTAATTTTTCTTGAACATGAACTGCTTTATCCGGTTGATATGGAGTTTAAAGAAATTGAAAACTTCAATCCTTTTAAAGCAGAAGTTGTAAAAAAGGGAAAAGATTTAACAATACTTACTTATTTTAAAATGAGATATGATGTAATCGAAGCTGTAAAAGAGCTTGAAAAAGCAGGAATTGACGCTGAAATTATTGATTTAAATTCTCTTAGACCCCTAGATATTGAAACAATAGCCGAGTCTATTAAAAAAACAAAAAAATGTGTAATTGTAGAAGAAGACCATAAAACAGGCGGAATGGGAGCTGAAATAGCCGCCGAGATTATAGAAGAGTGTTTTTACAATTTAGACGCACCACTTCTTAGAATTGCTGGAGAAGAAGTTCCTATTCCTTATAACAGAAAACTTGAACTCGCTTCAATTCCTACACCCGATAAAATAACTCAAAAAATCCTTAAATGGAAGGCCCAAAATGGAATATAA
- a CDS encoding acetate--CoA ligase family protein, translated as MNLIQKYNIPTPKEKRVKINETLSFDTFPCVLKIDLPIHKSDIGGVITDIQNNDELKKAKEIILNNLKKHDISFDENSEFLIQEEVKGIELIIGGKFDGIFGEVLIFGSGGTLVEIEKDITYIDTNADENEITKAIKKTKISKIFPEFRGKKYNLGAVIDVIKKLQIMFNNENITEFDINPLIVNEKGAIAVDVRIKEGKIK; from the coding sequence ATGAATCTAATACAAAAATATAACATCCCTACCCCTAAAGAAAAAAGAGTAAAAATAAATGAAACTTTAAGCTTTGATACATTTCCTTGTGTTTTAAAAATAGATTTACCTATTCATAAAAGTGATATTGGAGGGGTAATTACAGATATTCAAAATAATGATGAATTAAAAAAAGCAAAAGAAATAATTTTAAATAATCTTAAAAAACACGATATCTCTTTTGATGAAAATAGTGAGTTTTTAATTCAAGAAGAAGTTAAAGGAATTGAACTTATTATCGGCGGGAAATTTGACGGAATTTTTGGAGAGGTTTTAATTTTTGGAAGCGGAGGTACATTAGTAGAAATCGAAAAAGACATAACTTATATTGACACAAATGCGGATGAAAATGAAATAACAAAGGCAATTAAAAAAACAAAAATTTCAAAAATATTTCCTGAGTTCAGGGGCAAAAAATATAATTTAGGCGCTGTAATAGATGTAATTAAAAAACTTCAGATTATGTTTAACAATGAAAATATAACAGAATTTGACATAAATCCTTTAATCGTAAATGAAAAAGGTGCAATTGCAGTTGATGTAAGAATAAAAGAAGGTAAAATAAAGTAA